The following coding sequences are from one Carassius auratus strain Wakin unplaced genomic scaffold, ASM336829v1 scaf_tig00214077, whole genome shotgun sequence window:
- the LOC113091089 gene encoding uncharacterized protein LOC113091089 isoform X1 yields MPLISLDDDDQRWVPTHVNVTVLRARSLRTKGKQGSRYLYTIIQVGKEKYTTGLVEKAEEPQWNEECSFELLPGLLEAGGMSAYPPGSSNLVLTVMHRVLIGLDVFLGQTIIPLDKVFQDGMCPRNEWLKLHSKAGRKEKERGELQVTIQFTRNNMTASMYDLTIKDKPRSAFGKLKDRVTGRKRGDVESSSAILPGRFAALSASVGPPFAGDGGPDEPGKEEGVDEHRSKVKDFFLKGKLRKNSDTQSCSSLASDSSMASSAGDSFVSAELSRTPIYSSRVMEPFQMDTEGGIKVMTHKRAHSDEASKIMGVPRPSPAVENLIDQNMALSKSTLCINGSHIYSSEPVSPKSPSTIPAKRSLLEKCAPLSRSLQNLTRRSEDSQKSDGRRWSIEKSRKELSEADGAQSQTQGATTLEGKPMQASGHVEVVEKGKKLRKTLFSSGKSDTLPVKPEQSQVSAPLEGRRRGWFGSGDSQNKPRLGVSPEVESSSDTPFQIPCSPSQPPRSLPLGCTTGSVSPPSGNHTNPFTHSSPTPPSISPSNPFLTRLQQNPFFEDLIAEEGLKSPTAGYCSLNSSLYNYPVGCSPIHNGAQNKMSAIKRERPRSMSRQRSLPVIMPETPGTNSNTNPNHSLSERAGEWDDFEAFATSRLKSPSGTPTRPPSAPFLSQLPNTNQILCVNNKADIGLIVDEVDMGVSRSWDLPPLPPRRPMRIQGITTDSWLDRAQELAVQKEACFLSQTDFASLQHVRDGDVKRNSQIFCSDKELHHVSSEGCNKMDAELHSSIRLNKFMVGEARGHDFVTNNNANSSPNDFGEDAHGSSECEYMAPETLCFPSDWETTVTESLCSSPQAQPKHDSESSCEIRVSNEQQCKAKTNGVGLLTLSSRDSNNNTDTSEFAFIDSGSSQSELQQPFETNKDGVKSSKDGSNLHLVLPSCSSGLPEDILCRMASELKLFSPINTHNNITSHLSDSQIHTHCSSPFERFCEELGGHQNTASKVNCETQNVADILLNKEITVITQTSSSKDNTVTTQIKEVLAEGNDLLATHDDKEHKHLTEGNLNSEVCFLKNNKVEESCSTLEEQMSFEELHARVAPRNSRSPYETEVRSARIRPRSTTGSPKTVSGADSLPGSPHPTSDPILHDPCPSPTPLAGTNSSLCPEPSLPANPPNELPSMASTCSSTAQPHVDAPLALSPEETQPANVLLPHEESSPHPVKPLTNTALQGEKKPESRSVLEKLKSSISPGRSAPATTAEDEKNQLALMEARSQYQNMTNMELITLLLQQEMDVKKQQAETEVLMALLEKREAELKKMKVQVRDLEDYIDKLLVRIMEQTPTLLQVRGRPK; encoded by the exons ATGCCTCTGATCAGCCTGGACGACGATGATCAGAGATGGGTCCCGACGCACGTCAACGTGACCGTCCTTCGCGCGAGGAGTCTGCGGACGAAGGGCAAGCAAGGAAGCCGCTATCTTTACACCATCATCCAGGTCGGCAAGGAGAAGTACACGACCGGCCTGGTGGAGAAGGCTGAGGAGCCGCAGTGGAACGAGGAGTGCTCGTTTGAGCTGCTGCCCGGGCTGTTGGAGGCGGGTGGGATGAGCGCGTACCCGCCCGGGAGCAGCAACCTGGTGCTCACCGTGATGCATCGCGTGCTGATCGGGCTGGATGTGTTTCTCGGTCAAACTATTATACCCCTCGACAAAGTTTTTCAAGATGGAATGTGTCCCAGAAATGA GTGGCTCAAGCTTCACTCCAAGGCTGGTCGGAAAGAGAAGGAGCGAGGAGAGCTGCAGGTCACCATCCAGTTCACCCGCAACAACATGACTGCTAGTATGTACGATTTGACCATAAAGGACAAGCCCCGATCTGCATTTGGAAAGCTGAAGGACCGCGTCACGGGAAGAAAGAGAGGAGACGTGGAATCCTCCTCTGCCATTTTACCTGGCCGCTTCGCCGCACTATCAGCGTCTGTAGGTCCTCCGTTCGCTGGAGATGGTGGACCCGATGAGCCAGGCAAGGAAGAGGGGGTCGATGAACACCGCAGCAAGGTGAAAGACTTCTTCCTTAAGGGGAAACTGCGCAAGAATTCAGACACACAGTCTTGCTCCTCATTGGCGTCAGACAGTAGCATGGCATCGTCCGCTGGGGATTCATTCGTCTCAGCAGAGCTGTCCAGAACACCCATCTACAGCAGCAGAGTGATGGAGCCCTTCCAAATGGACACCGAAGGTGGAATTAAAG TGATGACCCACAAGCGTGCACACAGTGATGAAGCCAGTAAGATCATGGGTGTTCCTCGTCCCAGCCCTGCCGTGGAAAACCTAATAGACCAAAATATGGCGCTCTCCAAATCAACACTCTGCATCAATGGAAGCCATATCTACTCATCCGAGCCGGTCAGCCCCAAGAGTCCAAGTACCATCCCAGCCAAGCGCTCCCTGCTGGAGAAATGTGCGCCCCTTTCTCGGTCTCTCCAGAATCTGACCCGACGCAGCGAGGACTCGCAGAAGAGCGATGGGAGACGCTGGTCCATTGAAAAGAGCAGGAAGGAGCTCAGTGAGGCAGATGGAGCTCAAAGCCAGACCCAAGGGGCCACAACCCTAGAGGGAAAGCCAATGCAGGCCTCTGGACATGTGGAAGTGGTGGAGAAAGGAAAAAAGCTAAGAAAAACTCTGTTTTCTAGCGGGAAGAGTGACACTCTCCCAGTCAAGCCGGAGCAGAGCCAGGTTTCTGCTCCTCTTGAGGGCAGACGCAGAGGATGGTTTGGCTCCGGTGACTCCCAGAACAAGCCGAG GCTGGGAGTCTCTCCTGAGGTAGAGAGCAGCTCAGACACCCCCTTTCAGATCCCTTGCTCCCCCAGTCAGCCCCCGCGCTCTCTTCCCCTCGGTTGCACTACTGGCTCAGTGTCTCCCCCTAGTGGCAATCACACCAACCCATTCACCCACTCTTCCCCAACACCCCCTTCCATCTCTCCCTCCAACCCTTTCCTCACACGACTACAGCAAAACCCATTTTTTGAGGATCTTATAGCTGAGGAAGGACTGAAGTCTCCAACTGCTGGTTACTGTTCTCTTAATTCCAGTCTTTATAATTATCCAGTCGGATGCAGTCCCATCCATAATGGCGCACAGAACAAAATGTCCGCAATAAAACGGGAAAGACCCAGAAGTATGTCCAGGCAAAGGTCTCTTCCAGTCATTATGCCTGAGACACCAGGTACAAACTCAAACACTAATCCGAATCACTCTCTGTCTGAGAGGGCTGGAGAATGGGATGATTTTGAAGCATTTGCCACCAGCCGGCTCAAATCGCCAAGTGGGACTCCAACCAGACCTCCATCAGCACCGTTTCTCTCACAGTTACCAAATACAAACCAGATACTGTGTGTAAACAACAAAGCAGACATTGGTTTAATAGTTGACGAAGTTGACATGGGTGTTTCAAGGTCATGGGATCTGCCTCCTCTACCACCACGAAGACCCATGAGGATCCAAGGGATCACCACAGACAGCTGGTTGGACAGAGCCCAGGAGCTTGCTGTGCAGAAAGAGGCCTGCTTCCTTTCCCAGACTGACTTCGCCTCCCTTCAGCATGTGAGAGATGGAGACGTGAAGAGAAACTCTCAGATTTTTTGTTCAGATAAAGAGTTGCACCATGTTTCTTCAGAAGGGTGTAACAAGATGGATGCAGAGTTGCACAGCAGTATCAGATTGAACAAATTCATGGTTGGGGAAGCAAGGGGTCATGACTTTGTTACGAACAACAATGCTAATAGCTCTCCGAATGATTTTGGTGAAGATGCACATGGAAGCTCTGAGTGTGAGTACATGGCACCTGAAACTCTGTGTTTCCCGTCCGACTGGGAAACCACAGTGACCGAATCCCTTTGCAGTTCACCTCAGGCCCAACCAAAACATGATTCAGAATCATCCTGTGAAATAAGGGTCTCCAATGAACAACAATGCAAGGCTAAAACCAATGGAGTAGGTTTGTTGACCCTCTCATCTAGAGATTCGAACAACAATACAGATACTTCAGAGTTTGCTTTTATTGATTCTGGAAGTTCACAGTCTGAGTTGCAACAACCTTTTGAAACGAATAAAGATGGTGTTAAATCATCCAAAGATGGTTCAAATTTGCATTTGGTGCTTCCCAGCTGCTCCTCTGGTTTACCTGAGGATATATTGTGCAGAATGGCATCAGAATTAAAGCTGTTTTCACCAATAAACACCCATAACAATATCACATCACATTTGTCTGACTCACAAATCCATACCCATTGCTCATCACCTTTTGAGAGATTTTGTGAAGAACTGGGAGGACACCAAAACACTGCTTCAAAGGTTAACTGTGAGACTCAGAACGTGGCTGACATTCTTCTCAACAAAGAGATCACTGTGATCACGCAAACAAGCTCAAGCAAAGACAACACTGTGACAACGCAAATCAAAGAAGTGTTAGCAGAAGGCAATGACTTGCTTGCTACGCATGATGATAAGGAGCATAAACATTTAACAGAAGGTAACCTGAACTCTGAAGTCTGCTTCTTAAAGAACAACAAGGTCGAGGAATCTTGTTCAACACTGGAAGAACAAATGAGCTTTGAGGAGTTGCATGCTAGAGTAGCGCCAAGAAACTCCAGGAGCCCCTATGAAACTGAAGTCAGATCGGCCCGCATCAGACCGCGCTCAACCACAGGCTCACCCAAAACAGTCTCTGGTGCTGATTCGCTGCCAGGCTCTCCTCATCCTACATCAGATCCCATTTTGCATGATCCCTGCCCTTCACCCACCCCATTAGCTGGTACTAACTCCTCTCTCTGCCCTGAGCCTTCCCTTCCTGCAAACCCCCCCAATGAGTTGCCCAGCATGGCTTCCACATGCTCCTCCACAGCCCAGCCCCACGTTGATGCACCGCTCGCCCTCTCACCTGAGGAGACACAGCCAGCTAACGTCCTCCTGCCCCATGAGGAGAGCAG CCCTCACCCGGTGAAGCCCTTGACCAACACAGCTCTGCAGGGAGAGAAGAAACCTGAAAGCCGCTCAGTGCTGGAGAAACTCAAGTCCAGCATCAGCCCAGGACGATCTGCACCAGCAACCACTGCTGAGGATGAGaaaaaccag